AATAGGCTATTTACAGTGGATTCTGTGCCTCagttgattttgtattttttgttttcggCCGGTGAACTTGGTGCTCTATATGTTTGGACTTTTGTATCTCTATGAATATTCTCTTTTCCTTTGTTCCTAGATGctctaaatttttctttttcctttttaagatTTGTTATTTCTTTGACTTTTCTGTAATATGTGTATGTTctgttctgtaaaaatattaaaatcttctAATAAAGAATTATTGAACCATAAAAGAGAAATACGTTATTCCTATTCAagaactttttaattatttacaaatacgtcattttctttatagtttattAGATCTCATCTCCCTTTAACCATGAGTATGTTTGAACGCATATGCAGAGATAAGCCTGTTATAGTCGGAGCTATCCCTTTTCTTTATAGTTCTATTGTTTGAACATGGTTtgataaaggtgcgtacacacttccaatttttatcgttcaaaacgaacgacgaatgaacgacgaacgatcgattgggcaaaaatcgttcgtaaaaaaagtaaccaacgacgccgacgaacgaggaaagtcgttgaaaacgaacgaccggaccggcggatcggattggacgacgatcgttgaacatcgttcgtgtgtacgatcgttcgttgatcgtccatggtctgagcatgcgtaatgaacgaacgttcgttcactttcctgtcgtgcacatagttcctctatcgctcaaacgatcgtatctattgtgtgtacaatatctacgaacgatcgtgtcgttatctctatgtgcaggatcggtgctatacgatcgttcgtagatatcgtgcaggatcgttcgtcgttcgttttccaacaataataattggaagtgtgtacgtagcttaaacctCTACCTTATCTGTGGGCATGGGAAAAGGAACTTTCTATTGTTTTTTCAGAAGACGACACCTCCAATTTATGGCAGGCTATTCCCAAACGTTCAAGGAACAAGATAGCCTTAGAAATGTCCTATAAGGTCCTTATGAGATAGTATTTCACTCCTGCTAGAATAACGCATGCCGCCCCCTCTGTCACCAAAttgttttagaggatgtaatGTAAAAAGGTACTATGGGTCATATATGGAGGCTTTGCCCTAAAGTTTCTAGACTATGAATAAGGGTATACCATATGAGTTATTCTGTATTGGGAATTAATTTACCTAAGGGTCCTTGACATGCTCTATTTCATGTTCCTTTTCCTAATGTTGATAGAAAATATTCCATTCTTGTCTTCCATATTTTTATGACTACTAAACTATCGAAAACTtctggtttaatttttttggaaatgaaaaatcattttaacaATGATTAAGTTCTTAGTTGTCTGGCAAACTTGGGTGGATTATTATCTGCCTTCTCTACAAACTCTCTCCtccacatttaacattttaattatttagtattttaacaGGACGTTTCCCTTCTTTTTCCactccccttttttttccccttaaaccatgtgagtatatttttttatttttatccttttttttttggttttactgttCTATCGCAAATGCTGTGAAGATAACAGCtgtttgtgtgtttctttttgtattgtacTGGATTGTTGTTTTcaattactgtattttattattattattctacacATGTTGGcattcttttttgtatgttttaatcaTTATAATCAAAACCtttgtaccagaaaaaaaaagttggttgttCTTAGCAACCAATAAGATTTATCATTTACCATTTAACATTTCTAGAAAAGAAAAGTTGAATGAAAGGGGAATTTGATATAGGGAACATTAATAAACAAATACCAAGGTGAAGCGGCCTTAGGTACCTAATTAGGTGTTGCAGCAATGTATAAATACAGCTCTACAAGGAGAGACATCAATACTTTTGATAACTTAAGTCTAAactgttacattttataaaaatgggacaaaggaaaaatattacattaggGCAGGCAAatgagaaacaaaacaaaattagtaGTCGTGAGTAACggaaaataaggaaaatttttgtataaaagtgtgcttttttttacaatttttggcaAGGAAGGGGAGAGTTTAGCTCCAAATATATTCACAACCTTTTGCTGCtaagccccccccccatatatattttacacagtCTTTGTTTAGGAACTTTCATAAAGGTGATAGCAATCTGTTCCCATCTTCTAATTGTGTTTCTACAGTGCTCTGTTGCACATTCCCCCATTGTAGACTTAGAAGCAGGCTGTAAGAACATATTGTGATGACACATTTAAACatgaaactgttaaaaaaaacaattctctcACTGGGAAAGGTCATTCAGCCATTGTTGAAGCACATAGATGAAGGAAAAAGCTGTAAAGAGGTTGCAAGGCACCAGCAGTGCCAATATGTAAcaaacaaaaatggtgaaaacttttttttttgaactttattaAAACTGACAACTGTAtgcaatgctttagcaaaataatgTGATCCAGTTACAGTTTGTGGCTAATTTAAAGCATATCGAAAATGAAGAACCATTATGtagtatattgcagcttaccagtcttgtGGTGTGGTGGTCAAATTCGTTTTTAGGCTATGAACAATCAAACAATCAAAGATAGAACAATGCAGAAAGGCACAGCCAACAAAACTTATTTTTGAATTTAAGAACACATTTATAAACAGgaccttaaagcaaacctatcactaAAAGTATTAACCAGggtgtgtaactttttttttttttttttttagggggaagctccTCCTCTTTTGTATTTACCACTCTGGACAAAGCACCAGGACAAAGGAGTCCTTCAGGATGGCACCGGACTGAACATTTGCatatgtaaaggtaagtgtgatttagaCACTCACATTTGAAAGCgtgcagcagtgagtggtactgtactGCTACTCTGGTTCATTCTCTAGGGGGCTGCCCTGGGAAGCAGCTACTTGTTGTGTCTCCCCTGAGGCAGCAATTCACTGGCAtgtggtaactgcaccacaacttcaTGATGAAGTGCAGATTAAACCATGCCCTGTACTGGTGTCAGGTCCAACTAGCTCCTGCCATTCACATTATATTTTgcatagtaaaagaaaaaggtaatgCCAGAAAGGAGCAGGCTGAAACTAGAGTTGGAGAGAAGTCAAGTCCCTTTACAAAGCCGAGAACTAGGATCCAGGGTGCTCCCCTGGCACAAAAGAACGGACCAAGATGCAAGCACAGTACTTCCATGGATCACAAGCTTCCTGCACTTTATCAGTACCATTGGTAAACTTTGGTGGACATGGGAGGTTTACCTTTTTCCTCatggaataaataaattactgaaacaaaaaatgaatatacagaacacaaattaaaaaggtgtacgttttaaaataaatatatttcaaaacacCCCAGCTTATTGAAGTTGAAGTTTTTCAGGgcacaaaatgtttgatttcaatAATACTTTAAATCAAGGTGCATAGATAATAACTCCTGAAGTCACGCTGAAAGGCTGATATGGGTAgcttctatgattttttttttataattattacaaactatacataaaaaattgcTGAAATTAACAAGAGGTGACCTGAAGCATACAATAttgctaacatttttattactgtgttttcACTGGTGTTTTGCCTTTTCATGCATCATTCATTATCGCATGTGACCTGTGAACTGCAACAGATTTGACACCTCCTATTGCAAATGACTTCTCCTAAAAATGAAAGACTGTAGCCAGATGTTGTTCCCTTTATTTAAAAACCCATTGTGAGTTCCTTCACAAATGCACTGGTGGTGTTTAAGgccaataacaaaaaagaaaataagttcaATCACATTTCTGAATCAGCATACattccatttaataaataatCTACTTGCGTATAGTCCTTTTTCTTGTAGCTTTCATATGCTTGTACTAAAAGTAGAACGATAACAGCTAGAAAGAACAGAATTCCAAGCATTAGAACTGCTAGTAAAATGCTGGTATTTTGGATACGCTCTGCCACCTCTTCTGCAACATTAAACACATCATGCGCTTCATCTGTTTCATCCACTCCCTTAATGGACTGTGAAGACACAATTGAAGTAGGCTCTGTAGAGACTGCTCCTATCAATTTACTTGTGGTAGACATAAAGGCAGTTGATGATATGACACCTGGCATGTTTTCAGAGGCTGTTTTAGAAGTGTCTTGTATTTTTGGCACAACCGATGTTCTTAATCTTGTGAAAGTAGTAGGGTTTGTCTTCAAAGAGGGGGAAACTGTATGTATAGGGTTTTGAGTTACTGTGGTAAGTGAATACAAAATCTGTGTTGTTGGTGGGGTAGAGGCTGTTGGTGGAGCAGAGGTTGTTGAAGTAGTACTGGGAACTCTAGCACTAGTTTTAGCTGTTGCCGATTCAGTAGTTGGTGAAACCTTTTCAGGGGTTATCGTGGATGGCAATGGTTGTAAAGGAGATGTTGTTTTTACTGTTGTTTCTGCAACAACTGTGGTtgaacttttatttctttgtccAGTTGTTTCCGGCAAAGTGGTGGCAGAACTCATGAATTCTGGTGCTGCGCTTGtcatttgttttgtagttttatttgtGGACTCATTGCTGGCGGATGGATTTGGAATGATAACGTCTGGAACATAGGAGATTAGTGAAATATTAGCTGTAGTATTTTCAAGCTTGTTGAAGCTTTGTATCGTAGAAGTTGTTGAATTTATTAATTGTATGTTAGATGAGGTAGAAAGGATAGGTATTTTAAAAGTAGTTGGATTTGTTTCGGTTGCAGCTACAGGATGTTGAACAGAAGTTTTAACAATTACATCTACTGAATCTGTGCTAGTTTTTGGCAAACTAATTCTTGTTGACGGAGGACTGGTAGCAGTCATTTCTTTTGTGGTGGTGGCGGTTATCATTTCACTGAACATTTTAATTGGTTCAGTTGTTTGTTCTAGAATGAATTTTGGAGGAgacacaatttttattattgtaggtGTTGTAATAGCTTcagttctttttttcctcctcgCACTTCCAGGTTTGGGAGcattccttcttcttctctttttaagAGGATTTACATCTGTTGGatgcagaaataaaagttttttttttttaatgtttgggaAATTTGGAAAAtggatacaaatacaatacaaaaagacAAAGGAGTGTTGATGCAGATACCTATAGTAAACATCAATAAATAGTAAggtttttaaagtattaaaagtattaagtattaaaatattaaaagtggtGACAGGTTCAAATAAGCCATTCAGTACAAGATCATATTCTGTCTGTAATAACAGGGAATTCCAGAAGGTAAGAGGTATCACTTTTGGCAGTACAAATGTATCAGTACTCAAGTTTatcatgaaacattttattttacaaatttggcTTATAACGAAATTGCCAAACCTCAATATTATGCCAATAGTTTGGATGCAAATGGATGTATCCCTAAGAATGCATATCCATTCATACACAATTCACATAGCAAAAAGTAGTACAAAGTTACCATTAAGCGACATTgtgtcagcaccagtccccacctGACACTTGTCGCCCGAAcgaacactgcagtcttcaccttttgtaagcccccactcagcctcaggagactggttgcatctcccagcacttggttgcccccaggacttactgcacaagggatggtgtctgggattgggctggcagcaagccaggagcccacagatagcaataccaagattccaacagagccaagtccagaatacagagcagaggtcatacacagaatatctgtccaccaaacaaagtacacaaggacaaaacacaagcagagtcggggtcacaggcaaaggttggtccaggcagcatgaactggcaatgtcagaaacaggcatggtcagcaacagtaagtcAGACGATAAATCTCCACCACAGATTAGCCCAGTTACCAGGCACTGACAACTGGGAGcaaagaggctttaatgtcccAGAAGCCATTAGCAGTGCTGGACCGACTAGgaagctgatcagcctctagaatccccttcagctgtgcagagcctaacaatggatgctggggatgccacaaatccatcaggctgcacatctaaaatgaagcaggggctgctggtatcccagttcttctggctgctgcaattgacattgctggacagaacagacagtgccATACTTTACCAGCGTCAGAACACCCAAGCATAAAGGGGTGCTAGGGTAATCAGTAGGTCAGACTCAAGCTCTGCATGCACATGGGCCCCACTGATTTTCAGCCTGTGACATGATGGCCAAGAGGCCCAGCTTTGCTAAGTATACATATCCTGTTCAGCCACACAAATGTGGTCTACAGTTTTAATGTGAACTGAGCTCATGTAAATTAGGTCAAAAATGTTTTCCACCAACATAGagcaaatttcttttttcatgtagCGTAGAAGCTATTTTCCTGGCCCTCCTCCTGACAGCGCACCCATGAGTCAACTCCGCCCCTTTTGACCTCTCCAGGACCACCTAACCAAGATAAAATAGCCTTAACTTCCAGTAGTCCCTGTTTCGTTTCTTGCTCAAGGAGTGGTAAGTGCCTATCCATTTCTTCAGAGGAATGGTTCTAGGAGAGCTTTGATTGGTAACTGTACTTCATTTGTTATACTCAGATGCTCTTGAGTTGATGCAGTAGGTGGCATCCCCTCCATGGCGGTATTGTTTAAAAGCCTTTGTTCCCTGGTTAGGGAATGTCTGTAGGCTATCACTACTAGCATGTCTGGTAAGTTTGTTGGGGTATACGTTGCAGATGTTCCTGATCTAATTTCTTTGTTCGGAAAGAGTACTTATGTGGTTTTACATAGATCTTATGTTTGAGCATGGGGATGTGTATAGGTGTgcataaatatctatatatatatatggatttgtgtgtatatatgtgtgtacagatatacatatatttagataGGTATATTGTTAggtgtatatatacagataccAATGGTACAAAAAGTACCATTTTTTTCCCTCACTTATATCAAGACTTATAGTTCAGTAAGAGAAGTAAATTCAGGAAATATATGGGTATATTTTCATAGAAATTGAATGCTATATGAGCTATTTTTGCTTTTCCTCTAGGTCCAGATACTTCCCCACCTACCTCTCAAGTGCATTCGGTCCAGCAAAGGTAGAAAATAAcgttttcccattttttttgccttattgttttcttgttgggtattacacacacacacacacacacagacacacaaattGCTTTATTGCAGGGATAAAGCATCTCAGGAAGACGGGACATTTAGGTTCTCTAGGTCTCCCTGTGAGAGTATTACCAGGATAATCATTTTCTCGCTCCAGAAGCAAGTCAGTGGAAGCATGTTGGGTGTGTGGTGCTAAAGCATTGCCATCCAAATTAGTATGTGCTATATGCGTTAAAGCATGCCGAGATAAGGAGATGGAATCCAGGGAGATGAATATTTATACTGATCGGGCCATTGCAGAAAGTTCAAAGAAACTTTCTCCACGTCCAAGGATAAACCAAGGAGACAGTGGGAACCCTCACAAGACTCAGACGCTTCCGTTTCAGAAAAAGAGGATGAAAGATCTTTTTCTTTCGATTTTTCCTTAGTGAATACATTCATCATTTCAATTAGAGAGGCCATTAGGAGGGGGGAGAGACCTCCCAAGAAAAGGATGCATTTTCCTACTTTGAAGAAAGAATGTTTAATCTTTCCCTTCATGAAGGAAGTTAATCAACTCTTTGGGGAGGGATGGAATAAACCAGACTGAAAATGACCCCTCTACAACAGGTTTTCAAAGTTATATCCCTTAAATCAAAAGGATATGGAGTTATGGGATTCACACCCAGTGGTTGATGCTGCACTGCAACGCATAGCAAGAGATATGGTCTTTTCAATAGAAATTCAGTAGCATTTAAAGATCCAATGGATATGACCTCAAGAGAGTCTAATCAGCAGCAGGTTTAGCTAGTTGCCCGGCGGTGGCCCTCACTTTAGTGTCTAGAGCCCTGTTGACATGGGTGGAGATGTCTAGAGAGGAGCCGAAAAGCAGTACAGATATGTCCGTGGTCGGTTCGTGCTTGGATCAAATGAAATTAAGAGCAGATTTTCTGGCAGAAGCATCGATTGATTTAGTCAAATTGTCAGCAAAAATTATGGGATTTTCAGTGACAGCAAGATCTCTCTGGTTAAGGCACTGGACGGCTGATTCAGTTTCCAAACAGGCATTATGCTCTATCACCTTTGagggaaaaattatttttggaaaaccTTTAGAAGAAGGTATCCAGAGTCTGGTCGAATTGGACCAGTGTTGGATCTCAGAAACCTAAATGCATATGCATATGTGAGAGTAAGATCTTTCCGTATGGAATCCCTGCAAACTATGCCGGCAGTAGTTCATCCTGGGGCATGGATGATCTCAATAGATCTAGAAAATGCATACCTTCATATTCCGGTTATTCCAGAGGACCACAAATATCTTCGTTTTACCATAATGGAACAACACTTCCAGTTTGGATGCCTACCATTCAGTCTGGCAACAGAGAACCTTCTCCAAGGTCCTGGTGTCAGTAATTGGCTTTCTGAGGCTCCAGGGCATATGTCTCTATCATCTAGACAATATTACAGTTCTGTCAAATTCAGAGGAACAACAAGCAAAGGTATTCCTTTCTCAACGCAAGTCAAATGTAAGAATAGGCTATATGGTTCTTGAGATTGCAAGAGGTAACCGCAAGAGATTGCATAAAAGTTTTGGGTCTAATGAATGCCTGCATACCGGTGGTTCCCTAGGCCAGATGGTACATGAGAAGACTACAAGTATGTTTCCTAACCCGGTGGAAATGGGTGTCATTGAAACAGAAGACTCGTCTTCCATTAGCAATACAGAGTGATCTGGTTTGGTGGACATCACCGCAGAACCTATTTAAAGGAATGCCATTAGAACAAGGAGAGAGGTAATTCTCAATACACATGCAAGCATAGAAGGTTGGGGTGCCCATTTCGGCAATTACCAAGCAAAAGGCCAATGGAACGTTTCACCAACAAGGGGGTCTAACCCGGTTAGGAGTTGATGGCAGCATTCCAAGGCTTAAAATCCTTCTCGAAGACACTAGCATGCAAGAATAATAATGGACAACAGGACAGCAGTAGCGTACATTGCAAAGCAGGCGGGAAGAAGAAGTCCCTGTTTGCTCCGAATAGTGTCAACTATTTTTCTGTGGGCGGAGGAGCATTTCCTAGGCCTCTCCGCAGCCTATCCCCCAGGAGTACAGAATCAAATAGGGGATACGTTAAGCGGATCCTTCCAAGATTCCAAAGAATGGTCCTTGAATCCCAAATACTTACAACCACTCTTCCAAGAATGGGGAACTCCTGTGATCTACCTAATGGCATTGCTTCACAATGCACAAGTACCTGGGTTTTGCACCAGATTCTATTGCAGTCAAGCATTAGCACAGGATGTTTTCTCCATCAGATGGAActtctgtattttatgtatttccttCATGTATTTCCCCTGGTACCACTGGATTTTGAAGGTCCTTTTGAAAATCAGGGGAGAAGCAAGGTGAGCAATAATTATTCTTCCATATTAGCCGGGAAAACCATGGTACTCTCTGGTGAGCCAAATGTTTATAGCCCCTATTTGGCAACTTCCAGATCAGGAAGATCTATTGATACAAGTGATCTAGAAAAAAGCCAGCACCGTATCACTGGAAACTGACTGCTTATCCATTAGGAGGCATAGAGATCAACCAGCAGGTGTGTCACCCAGAGTTGCTGAAACTCTTCTAAAAGCTTGTAAACCAACAACTAACAAGACGTACTCCAGAATATGAAAAAAGTTCCCGCAAAATGGACAAGTTCTTCCCAATAGAGCCATCTGGGGCAAAGGCTTGGAATTCCCTTTAGACGTCACTGGACAAAGGTCTCTGTTAGTACGATAGGTCTCCGTATAGTACGATAAAAGTACAGGTGTCTGCATTGTCAGTACTGATAGCAACTAGATGGTCAGAAAATAGGCTGATTAAATGATATTTGAGAGCAGCAATCAAGATTAGACCACCATTCAGGCCCTTATTTCCCACATGGGATTTACCAGTAGTGCTTAAAGCTCTCTTACAAACTCCTTTCCATTGTCACAGATTagagggaggagaggaacaccagaaggaaaacagaaggataaagacaagctACTATACCTTCAAAGcctagggagaaggaaacggtcaccacctacggacaccctaacctagctcTGACTCCTCTCAGTATGAAtataccctgaaggtgggaatactcatacacaggaacctaggccctagtagccctgaattgccctagaaATAGTGagagggtttgagactactggttccatcccagatgaacgaaccagcatctccctgaggcctagtaacaacgagcacaagagaacaaaaaaacaccaagagcagtacaacttatcttaaatagaaaatggatgagcaggaccTCTGGCggggacaacacaccagctcttccacatgcaagcagtgaatatcaaccgcaaagcatgaagtgtgaggccagactaaacagaggagcagtaatgaccacaagctgcagctgagccaagaggtgtggtcattaccaacaatcTGAAaccagtgaaaacaaagagactgtcagataacctcacgtgcagcttgtttcacagatcttctaacctcagtcgcGCGAGGGACAGTGACATACATTCCATAAAGGTGTGCTTTTTTAGAGAAGTtaacattgaaaacaattttcttaCAGCAACTACGTTAGCTTAGAGTCTCAGAGCTTCAGTCACTATCAGTAAAAGAACCCCGCTATTCAATTTCAGCAGAAAGAGTGCGCTTGCATCCTTCCCCACAGGCATTACCGAAGGTGTCATCCATTTTCCACATGAACAGGAGGCAGTACTGCCATCAATGAAGGAAGTTAAAACAGATATACAAGAGGGAAGTGACAATTCTAAAAAATTTAATATGGTCTAGATAAAATCCACTTACATACAAAGTAAACAAAGCTTTAGAAGATCAGATAACATGTTCTTATACCCTAGCGGACATAAGAAAGGTTAGCCGGCTCCTGCAAGAATAATTTTCTCTTGGATTATGGAAACAATCAAGTGTTCTCTAATGGGCTTGGCTCCACCACAAGAAAAAAAGGTCCACTCAATGAGGGGCATGTCTGCATCATGGGCTTCCTATGCAAAGGTTTCAATGGAAACAATTTGCAAAGCAGCCAGTTAGAGGTCGCCCAATACCTTCATTATTTGGATAtgtagaaaagagacagggattcAGCTGGCAATAaagttaaatatgtatttatatttttataaatcatacataattacatcaaAAATATGATGATTTGTTGTTTGTTGTATATATGTTGTAAAGAGTTCagatattattactatacagtttGCTTCTAGCATATAGGAAATTAACTGTTTCAATCAAATATTTGTCCCGATACGTTTTGCcatataggcttcctcaggggtacaatTGTGACAGTTGTTGTCTAAATACATGCAAAAACAATCAATACCATATAAAGTGGGTTAATATAGGGGAAATGGTAATGTGTATATatctattaaatataaaacagcaatGATGCTATATACATCTATTCAATGGTGTGTAGACACATATTAAACGTCAAAAATCTGACTTCCAGTAGTGTGTAAACATCTCTAAACCAACAATAATATATCTGATATCATACCATTATATAACTAGACAATGTATACCTGGACAATAAGTTGCAATATCAAGTTATAATGTGTGTAGTGAAGTTGTGATGCTCAGTTTccagttattttgtgtttatgtttaaatatatagttcaaacaattgtataaaataaactGAGTAATAAATACTTTACTATGGTGAAAAGCTGGCAAGATGTGTCCAAAATGGAGGATGGAAGAATGGTGTAAAAAGGAACAGTCTGTgtacctgtaatgcgcctgggcacacaaaccacaaccaactccagatatccttcaatcaggctttattcagtgtcataaagcacagcaagggttaaatccaaacaagcaaagtacaagagggtaaggcaaagacaggtcaagaacaatccgaggtcagggctggcagcaggcagaatggtcagtaacaatccgaggtcagggcaggcagagttcaagcagagtcaacttcagaccaggtcactatggagatgacaaaagcaggtaaacttaaccaacacaatgacgcacccaagcacaccgagttcacagaggcttatagggggcaatggtgtacaggacaggctctccttaaatggccagagtgaccaatggccttgcgccacctggcgccgtctgataggagactaactgaatcccctgtggccgattggccgcagggaattcaaactatgtcccgccccggggcgaggcagccgggtgccacgccctcggggggtacaagagggacgcattgtagcacgcgcacctcttcccacagtacccctaggacgtgcactactttgcacatgcaaaggagtgctgagagcaggattttcagtaaccacatctgaagggatg
The genomic region above belongs to Pyxicephalus adspersus chromosome 9, UCB_Pads_2.0, whole genome shotgun sequence and contains:
- the LOC140337577 gene encoding uncharacterized protein isoform X2; the encoded protein is MWRSLILSCSVILYLSENRFKNYHHELSLLPPRQCQKECLASVASGNIHNSTGPLIRQYWCVLRHCSLVCSGNNTNHIKVGPLDVNPLKKRRRRNAPKPGSARRKKRTEAITTPTIIKIVSPPKFILEQTTEPIKMFSEMITATTTKEMTATSPPSTRISLPKTSTDSVDVIVKTSVQHPVAATETNPTTFKIPILSTSSNIQLINSTTSTIQSFNKLENTTANISLISYVPDVIIPNPSASNESTNKTTKQMTSAAPEFMSSATTLPETTGQRNKSSTTVVAETTVKTTSPLQPLPSTITPEKVSPTTESATAKTSARVPSTTSTTSAPPTASTPPTTQILYSLTTVTQNPIHTVSPSLKTNPTTFTRLRTSVVPKIQDTSKTASENMPGVISSTAFMSTTSKLIGAVSTEPTSIVSSQSIKGVDETDEAHDVFNVAEEVAERIQNTSILLAVLMLGILFFLAVIVLLLVQAYESYKKKDYTQVDYLLNGMYADSEM
- the LOC140337577 gene encoding uncharacterized protein isoform X1 gives rise to the protein MWRSLILSCSVILYLSENRFKNYHHELSLLPPRQCQKECLASVASGNIHNSTGPLIRQYWCVLRHCSLVCSGNNTNHIKVGPLAHLWVPPGPPIQDKKALPPGPPVQYQLIRQDTNKWEGTALSGEVARKGNIQYYVNPLKKRRRRNAPKPGSARRKKRTEAITTPTIIKIVSPPKFILEQTTEPIKMFSEMITATTTKEMTATSPPSTRISLPKTSTDSVDVIVKTSVQHPVAATETNPTTFKIPILSTSSNIQLINSTTSTIQSFNKLENTTANISLISYVPDVIIPNPSASNESTNKTTKQMTSAAPEFMSSATTLPETTGQRNKSSTTVVAETTVKTTSPLQPLPSTITPEKVSPTTESATAKTSARVPSTTSTTSAPPTASTPPTTQILYSLTTVTQNPIHTVSPSLKTNPTTFTRLRTSVVPKIQDTSKTASENMPGVISSTAFMSTTSKLIGAVSTEPTSIVSSQSIKGVDETDEAHDVFNVAEEVAERIQNTSILLAVLMLGILFFLAVIVLLLVQAYESYKKKDYTQVDYLLNGMYADSEM
- the LOC140337577 gene encoding uncharacterized protein isoform X4, coding for MWRSLILSCSVILYLSENRFKNYHHELSLLPPRQCQKECLASVASDVNPLKKRRRRNAPKPGSARRKKRTEAITTPTIIKIVSPPKFILEQTTEPIKMFSEMITATTTKEMTATSPPSTRISLPKTSTDSVDVIVKTSVQHPVAATETNPTTFKIPILSTSSNIQLINSTTSTIQSFNKLENTTANISLISYVPDVIIPNPSASNESTNKTTKQMTSAAPEFMSSATTLPETTGQRNKSSTTVVAETTVKTTSPLQPLPSTITPEKVSPTTESATAKTSARVPSTTSTTSAPPTASTPPTTQILYSLTTVTQNPIHTVSPSLKTNPTTFTRLRTSVVPKIQDTSKTASENMPGVISSTAFMSTTSKLIGAVSTEPTSIVSSQSIKGVDETDEAHDVFNVAEEVAERIQNTSILLAVLMLGILFFLAVIVLLLVQAYESYKKKDYTQVDYLLNGMYADSEM
- the LOC140337577 gene encoding uncharacterized protein isoform X3, which encodes MISLQHRTLTAVFSRIQEQFALQALEQSTAHLWVPPGPPIQDKKALPPGPPVQYQLIRQDTNKWEGTALSGEVARKGNIQYYVNPLKKRRRRNAPKPGSARRKKRTEAITTPTIIKIVSPPKFILEQTTEPIKMFSEMITATTTKEMTATSPPSTRISLPKTSTDSVDVIVKTSVQHPVAATETNPTTFKIPILSTSSNIQLINSTTSTIQSFNKLENTTANISLISYVPDVIIPNPSASNESTNKTTKQMTSAAPEFMSSATTLPETTGQRNKSSTTVVAETTVKTTSPLQPLPSTITPEKVSPTTESATAKTSARVPSTTSTTSAPPTASTPPTTQILYSLTTVTQNPIHTVSPSLKTNPTTFTRLRTSVVPKIQDTSKTASENMPGVISSTAFMSTTSKLIGAVSTEPTSIVSSQSIKGVDETDEAHDVFNVAEEVAERIQNTSILLAVLMLGILFFLAVIVLLLVQAYESYKKKDYTQVDYLLNGMYADSEM
- the LOC140337577 gene encoding uncharacterized protein isoform X5, with protein sequence MISLQHRTLTAVFSRIQEQFALQALEQSTDVNPLKKRRRRNAPKPGSARRKKRTEAITTPTIIKIVSPPKFILEQTTEPIKMFSEMITATTTKEMTATSPPSTRISLPKTSTDSVDVIVKTSVQHPVAATETNPTTFKIPILSTSSNIQLINSTTSTIQSFNKLENTTANISLISYVPDVIIPNPSASNESTNKTTKQMTSAAPEFMSSATTLPETTGQRNKSSTTVVAETTVKTTSPLQPLPSTITPEKVSPTTESATAKTSARVPSTTSTTSAPPTASTPPTTQILYSLTTVTQNPIHTVSPSLKTNPTTFTRLRTSVVPKIQDTSKTASENMPGVISSTAFMSTTSKLIGAVSTEPTSIVSSQSIKGVDETDEAHDVFNVAEEVAERIQNTSILLAVLMLGILFFLAVIVLLLVQAYESYKKKDYTQVDYLLNGMYADSEM